In Miscanthus floridulus cultivar M001 chromosome 5, ASM1932011v1, whole genome shotgun sequence, one genomic interval encodes:
- the LOC136454847 gene encoding putative serpin-Z5, protein MVDMVTSSSAYLYGILAEMKERPVSIKLPKFAITFSWGDLKGDLSRLGLSLPFSPEAADLSGMCKGDDGDQVVTGAARGSTFLSKVAHTAVVKMDEVGTEAACVRIAGEN, encoded by the coding sequence ATGGTGGACATGGTCACCTCATCGTCAGCGTACCTGTACGGCATATTGGCTGAGATGAAGGAGAGGCCTGTCAGCATCAAGCTGCCCAAGTTCGCAATCACCTTCAGCTGGGGTGACCTCAAGGGCGACCTCAGTCGGCTGGGCCTCTCGCTGCCGTTCTCGCCGGAGGCTGCCGACCTGAGTGGCATGTGCAAGGGGGACGATGGAGACCAAGTAGTCACCGGCGCTGCACGGGGGTCGACGTTCCTGTCCAAGGTTGCGCACACGGCGGTGGTCAAGATGGACGAGGTGGGAACCGAAGCTGCCTGCGTTCGAATAGCCGGTGAAAACTAG